In Arachis hypogaea cultivar Tifrunner chromosome 2, arahy.Tifrunner.gnm2.J5K5, whole genome shotgun sequence, a genomic segment contains:
- the LOC112743750 gene encoding uncharacterized protein has protein sequence MSNILPSFQLLEFNVISAQDLALVGRSMRSYAVAWIDPDRKLSTRVDSHGGVNPTWNDKFVFRVDEDFLYDEEAVITIDIYAIHWFKDIHVGTAHVLAAEHMPPPTTTRPYHNTHKNAGMQFVGLQVHRPSGRPKGILNVGVAVLDSTMRSMPLYNPTAVGYHHDDMDIDQLNLQQDPTKPKPELRRTKSDTSSMIGPEAVAHEKRTKVKKGKASSVVTASEVSLKSKKKGGSTLSGSDVRPKSRKGKSEKVKKASKLQRSPEPNITNNNYIGTPQRKGAGYEVNQSPNPQYWNSPAMAYNNINRGGVRATPLHGATPLHAYAAMNAAMEYGTPYRSDLGRPMMTDSELGPSASEVAAAVARQPVEEGDTSTVGGWSLDESVEGLKPRVERWRTELPTVYDNGGDITSTHFTKSKKDNHSRRHTDGDDEGLFSCFSVICGVECSIVCGGDRKKKKKNRRRRAQSADDASFL, from the coding sequence ATGTCTAACATTTTGCCATCTTTCCAGCTTCTAGAATTCAATGTCATATCCGCGCAAGACCTAGCCCTGGTGGGCCGATCCATGCGAAGCTACGCAGTCGCATGGATTGACCCTGACCGCAAACTTTCCACTAGGGTGGATTCCCATGGTGGGGTTAATCCAACATGGAATGACAAATTTGTCTTTCGCGTCGACGAAGATTTCTTGTATGACGAAGAGGCTGTAATAACAATAGACATCTACGCTATACATTGGTTTAAAGATATTCACGTAGGCACCGCCCACGTGCTAGCAGCTGAACATATGCCACCTCCCACCACCACTCGTCCGTACCATAACACCCACAAAAATGCGGGTATGCAGTTTGTAGGGCTGCAAGTTCATCGACCCTCGGGTCGCCCCAAAGGAATATTAAACGTTGGTGTGGCGGTTCTTGATAGCACAATGAGGAGCATGCCTCTCTACAACCCCACAGCTGTTGGATACCACCATGATGACATGGACATTGATCAGCTCAACCTTCAACAAGACCCTACGAAACCCAAGCCCGAGCTTCGGCGCACGAAGAGCGACACAAGCTCGATGATTGGGCCGGAAGCCGTGGCTCACGAGAAGCGAACCAAGGTTAAAAAGGGGAAAGCGAGTTCCGTGGTCACGGCATCTGAGGTAAGCCTCAAGAGTAAGAAAAAGGGTGGCTCTACTTTGAGTGGATCGGATGTTAGGCCCAAGTCAAGGAAGGGTAAATCTGAGAAAGTGAAAAAAGCTAGCAAGCTTCAACGTTCTCCTGAACCCAACATCACAAACAATAACTACATTGGCACCCCGCAAAGGAAGGGTGCTGGATATGAAGTTAATCAATCACCAAATCCGCAATATTGGAATTCTCCCGCTATGGCTTATAATAATATCAACAGAGGTGGCGTCCGAGCCACTCCATTGCATGGAGCCACCCCATTGCATGCATATGCAGCAATGAATGCAGCAATGGAATACGGTACCCCGTACAGATCCGATTTGGGCCGGCCCATGATGACAGACTCAGAATTGGGCCCATCAGCCTCTGAGGTTGCGGCAGCCGTTGCGAGACAGCCGGTGGAGGAGGGGGACACTTCTACAGTTGGAGGGTGGAGCTTGGACGAAAGCGTTGAGGGGTTGAAGCCGAGGGTGGAGAGGTGGCGGACGGAGTTACCGACAGTGTACGACAACGGTGGAGACATTACTTCGACCCACTtcacaaagtccaagaaagacaACCATTCACGTAGACACACAGATGGTGATGATGAGGGCTTGTTCTCTTGCTTTAGTGTTATTTGTGGCGTTGAGTGTTCCATTGTTTGCGGTGGTGAtcggaagaaaaagaagaagaatcgtCGTCGTCGAGCTCAGTCCGCAGATGATGCAAGCTTTCTATGA